ccacaattcctaacagcctaccggctgttaggaattgtgggagttggagtccaaaacacctggagggcccaagtttgcccacgcctgctctaGAGGGCGGTAGAGACTTCCGCTGGCCGAACCGGAAGTGGGGCCTAGTCTTGGTGAAGAGAAGCGTCGGCTTTGCTACTACTACGAGGGCGATGCCGCCGCCGCCACCTCCGCTCCCGCCTCGCTTCGGggctcccccgctgccgcacggcTTCCAACCGGGGCCCTTCCGCGGCCTTCCCCCTCCCATGCCTCCTCCCGcgttccctccattcccttccgcctttcctcctcttcctcctccttggcaACAACTGCCACAGCAGGCTCCGTTGCCATGGCGACCGTTGCAGGCCGCAGAGAGGCCTAGTCCGGCGCCGGACTCGAGTAGCGCCTTGGAGgcggagaaagagaaaaaggaggaggcctGGCTGCTCCGCTTCCTTTCCCGGCCCCGCTCGGAactggaggaaaagaagaagaagaagaagccgccTCCCAAAGCGCCCCCGGTTGATTTAGGCCTCAAGGCCCTCCAGGCGCTGCTTTGTGCAGCTCGAGCCTCGGCGGAGCtacaaggagaggaggaggagaaggaggagggaagtgaAAAGGCCGCGGCCCGGGAGAGGAGCCGCAAGAAGCGACTGCGGCGCCGCAAGCAGAGGCAGGCAACCCGCGCGGCCCGCGAGGAGGAGCAGGCCCGcctggcggaggaggaggaggcccgcACCGAGCGGTGGAGGGCGCGCCGGGCCTGGGAGGACGAGCAGCAGCGGAGGGTGAGGCCCTTTATACtttatacgcccaaatttgaatattggtgggccttatgggggggggggttgattttgtcatttgggagttgtagttgctgggatttatagttcacctacaatcaaagagcattctgaactccaccaacaatggaattgaacccatcttggcacacagaactcccatgaccaacagaaaatactggaaggatttggtgggcagtgatcttgaattttggagttgtacttcaccctaaacggttccggccccacttacctctccgaacgcatctccacctatgaaccggcgaggacgttaagatcgtccggggaggccctgctctcggtcccgccagcgtcacaagcgcggttggcggggacgagagacagggccttctcggtggtggcccctcggctatggaatgccctacccgcggacatcaggcaggccccttcgttgctggcgtttcggaggagggtcaagacgtggctctatgaacaggcgttcggctAGCAATGCAGTTGAACTCATGACGACGGTATAATTGAACAAGGAAACGGCAGAATGATTATGAGAAcgggatctgatttcactgaggcgttgatgattatgtgtttgtttgtccGTGTACGATGTGTCTTAATTATTGTTTGTTATATGAATtatattgtaaaccgcattgagtcaccgaaCAGGCTgataaatgcggtataaaaatgaagcaaaataaataaataaatacaaccatCAGACTCAAAACAattaacttatatccccataccagaaaaagggaaatgtgaaaggctgctccaacttccgtacagtggcccttatttctcatgccagtaaggtaatgctcaagatcctgcaaggaagactccagcaatacatggagcgagaattgccagatgttcaagctggctttagaaaaggcagaggaaccagagaccagattgccaatatccgctggataatggagaaaggcagggagtttcagaaaaacatctctttctgcttcattgcctattctaaagcttttgactgtgtggatcataataaattgtggcaagttcttggtgggatgggcatcccaagccaccttgtctctctcctgaggaatctgtataaggaccaagtcgcaacagtcagaactgaccacggaacaacagactggttcaagattgggaaaggcgtacggcaaggctgcatactctcacccaacctctttaactagtatgcagaacacatcatgcgatgtgcggggcttgaggaatgcaaagctggggtgaaaattgctggaagaaacattaacaacctcagatatgcagatgacaccactctgatggccgaaagcgaggaggagctgaggagccttctaatcaaggtgaaagaagaaagcgcaaaagctgggttgcagctaaacataaaaaaaaacaagattatggcaacaagaatgattgacaactggaaaatagagggagaaaatgtggaggccgtgacagactttgtatttctaggcgcaaagattactgcagatgcagactgtagccaggaaatcagaggacgcttccttcttgggaggagagcaatgtccagtctcgataaaatagtaaagagcagagacatcagactggcaacaaagatccgcatagtcaaagccatggtattccttgtagccacctacggatgtgagagctggaccttagggaaggctgagcgaaggaagagagatgcttttgagctgtggtgttggaggaaagttctgagagtgccttggactgcgagaagatccaaccagtccatcctccaggaaataaagcccgactgctcactggagggaaggagactagagacaaagttgaagtactttggccacatcatgaggagacagcaaagcctagagaagacaattatgttggggaaagtggaaggcaaaaggaagaggggcagaccaagggcaagatggatggatggcattcttgaagtgactggaatgatcttgaaggagctgggggcggtgacggctgacagggagctctggcgtgggctggtccatgaggtcacgaagagtcggagacgactgaacgaatgaacaacaacactttatacgcccaaatttgaatattggtggggttttgggggggggggttgattttgtcattttggagttgtagttgctgggatttatagttcacctacaatcaaagagcattctgaactccaccaacaatggaattgaaccgatcttggcacacagaactcccatgaccaataaaaaatactatttatttatttcagttgcttctaccccgcccttctcaccccaggggggactcagggcggcttacaaaagcaaggcacaattcgatgcccgcattacataatagcaaaagacaataacatcagttaacgcaaacagcaattctagcaataacaacaattaacagaaaacaataattattataggcaaaaacaaccataaaaccaatacaaacctcattgacggtcagcgtttcacaatctcatagtttaaattccaattccacaattgtcagttcTTTCactcctatccatctggtttccatatctttaccttcctcctgaaggagaggagggatgttgatgccctgatttcctccgggagtgagttccacacgtgaggggccactactgagaaggctctgctcctcgtccccaccagcctcacttatGATAGCGGTAgtgtcgagagcagggcctccccagatgatctcaaattccggggtgggacgtagagggagatacgttcggacagatacactggaccgcaACCATAaaaggttttgtaggtcaaaaccagcaccttgcattgtgctcggaattgaaccggcagccagtagagctgacacagcaggggggtggtgtgctccctgtatgttgctccggtaagcaatctggctgccgctcgctggaccagttgaagtttccgaacagggtttggtgggcaatgatcttgaattttggagttgtagttcacctacatccagagagcactaacaatgatggatctggaccaaacttggaatgaatactcaatatgcccaaatgcgaaccctggtggagtttggggaaaatagaccttgacattatagatttgtagttgctgggatttatagttcacctacaatcaaagagcattctgaatcccaccaatgatagaattgggccaaaattcccacacagaacccccatgaccaacagaaaatactgggttttctgatggcctctggtgacccctcttacaccccctcgcaacccctccagaggtcccgacccccaggttgagaaacgctgtcttagaagaagaggaaggagcaggagcttatttttctaccccgtctccatctccccgaagggcggcttacatggggcccaagcccaggcagaatacaattaaaaacacagcaataacaattaagacata
This genomic window from Anolis sagrei isolate rAnoSag1 chromosome 9, rAnoSag1.mat, whole genome shotgun sequence contains:
- the PDCD7 gene encoding programmed cell death protein 7, which encodes MPPPPPPLPPRFGAPPLPHGFQPGPFRGLPPPMPPPAFPPFPSAFPPLPPPWQQLPQQAPLPWRPLQAAERPSPAPDSSSALEAEKEKKEEAWLLRFLSRPRSELEEKKKKKKPPPKAPPVDLGLKALQALLCAARASAELQGEEEEKEEGSEKAAARERSRKKRLRRRKQRQATRAAREEEQARLAEEEEARTERWRARRAWEDEQQRREKELKAAADSVLSEVRKKQADTKRMAEILRGLEKLRKLRKEAAGRKGICPPAAADEAFENEVQSLRASIKKRTELYDAEERALRVMLEGEQEEERKRDLEKKQRKEREKLLQQKREMDSKLFGDPDEFPLTHILKPFTQYYLQAEYSLPALIQIRHEWDRFLVPADHPEGQGVPPGWVLPSPPSSDIWATAVR